In Arthrobacter sp. PAMC25284, a single genomic region encodes these proteins:
- a CDS encoding amino acid ABC transporter substrate-binding protein/permease yields the protein MVLGALLAVAAIFFGAAGAAAAPAAAAPAAAGAAASSVSGKTYVIGTDTTFAPFEFRDAGGELTGIDMDIIRGIAASQGFAVEIKSLGFNAALQALSSNQVDGVIAGMSITDARKEIYDFSAPYFESGVQMAVAKATTDITGYADLKGQTVTAKTGSEGETFAKSIADQYGFTVKSLDQSATMYEFVKSGNAVAVFDDYPVLAYGISQNNGLKTVTDKEPGGSYGFAVNKGQNPELLAAFNAGLADMKSSGEYQAILDKYLKDPTAAAQTSFWDLLAVSFPALMKGLGNTVLVTAISFAVAMLIGLFMGFLKISTSVWLRGIATTFVSIFRGTPLLVWAFFFYFGIPQLTGQPINIWVAGVLTLSLNSAAYITEIVRGSIQSVDPGQLEASRSLGLGYAKSMQKVVVPQAFKIMTPSLINQLIIMLKDSSLLLAIGFAELLYQGQQIYAGNFRITETLFIVAVIYFVVIMLLTKLANVADKRFNK from the coding sequence ATGGTGCTCGGAGCGTTACTGGCTGTTGCCGCCATATTCTTCGGTGCCGCGGGCGCCGCCGCCGCACCGGCCGCCGCCGCACCGGCCGCTGCCGGAGCCGCGGCGTCGAGCGTATCCGGAAAGACCTATGTCATTGGCACCGACACAACGTTTGCGCCGTTCGAGTTCCGGGACGCCGGCGGTGAGCTGACCGGTATCGACATGGACATCATCCGTGGCATTGCCGCGAGCCAGGGGTTCGCCGTCGAAATTAAGTCGCTCGGCTTCAACGCAGCCCTGCAGGCGCTTTCGTCCAATCAGGTTGACGGTGTCATCGCCGGGATGTCGATCACCGATGCCCGCAAGGAGATCTACGACTTCTCCGCACCGTACTTCGAGTCGGGCGTGCAGATGGCCGTCGCCAAGGCCACCACCGACATCACGGGCTACGCCGACCTCAAAGGCCAGACCGTTACTGCCAAGACCGGCAGCGAAGGCGAAACCTTCGCCAAGTCCATCGCCGATCAGTACGGTTTCACGGTCAAGTCCCTGGACCAGTCCGCCACAATGTACGAATTTGTGAAGTCCGGCAACGCCGTCGCTGTTTTCGATGACTACCCCGTCCTGGCCTATGGCATCAGCCAGAACAATGGGCTGAAGACCGTCACGGACAAAGAACCGGGCGGCTCCTACGGCTTCGCCGTCAACAAGGGCCAGAACCCCGAACTGCTCGCCGCCTTCAATGCCGGACTCGCGGACATGAAGTCCAGCGGCGAGTACCAGGCCATCCTGGACAAGTACCTTAAGGATCCGACGGCGGCCGCACAGACCAGTTTCTGGGACCTGCTTGCCGTCAGCTTCCCCGCCTTGATGAAGGGTCTGGGCAACACTGTTCTGGTGACGGCGATTTCCTTTGCCGTCGCCATGCTGATCGGTCTGTTTATGGGCTTCCTGAAGATCTCCACCAGCGTATGGTTGCGCGGCATCGCGACGACGTTCGTGAGCATCTTCCGTGGCACCCCGCTGCTCGTTTGGGCGTTCTTCTTCTACTTCGGAATCCCGCAGCTGACCGGACAGCCGATCAATATCTGGGTGGCTGGTGTGCTGACGCTGAGTCTTAACTCGGCCGCGTACATCACCGAAATTGTTCGCGGATCCATCCAGTCCGTGGACCCGGGCCAGCTTGAGGCCAGCCGGAGCCTGGGTCTGGGCTACGCCAAGTCCATGCAAAAGGTCGTTGTGCCGCAGGCGTTCAAGATCATGACGCCGTCCCTGATCAACCAGCTGATCATCATGCTCAAGGACAGCTCCCTGCTGCTCGCCATTGGCTTCGCTGAGCTCCTGTACCAGGGCCAGCAGATCTACGCCGGAAACTTCCGGATTACCGAGACGCTGTTCATCGTGGCGGTCATTTACTTCGTGGTCATCATGCTGCTGACCAAGCTGGCCAACGTCGCAGATAAGAGGTTCAACAAATGA
- a CDS encoding LacI family DNA-binding transcriptional regulator produces the protein MTGATIKDVAALAGVSAATASRVLSGNPATSPEAREKVRAAVEQLDFRPNAQAQSLRSTRTNTIGLLVSDVRNPFFADLAHAVEQAALAAGYVTMLGNANERQDQQDRYLDTLITRRVDGIIVAPQGDGSGAIASLIKRRIPTVFVDRTVDNIAVPSVTTDSTPGIRQAVEHLAANGHRRIGYIAGPRSISTGRDRYTAFTNAIREFGLDDSRELIYFGDFQAASGSAGTHALMTLDRPPTAILAADSPMAVGAVALLHRLGLQIGRDIALVAFDDIEWFAMLDPALTVISHSVEDMGRIAVELLRQVIDGGTPFSVLLPSELVVRASSGPVTGHANLPQRRNN, from the coding sequence GACCGGTGCAACCATCAAGGATGTGGCCGCCTTGGCCGGCGTCTCCGCTGCCACGGCCTCCCGGGTGCTCTCCGGCAACCCCGCCACCTCTCCGGAGGCCCGTGAAAAAGTCCGCGCAGCCGTCGAGCAACTCGACTTTCGGCCCAACGCCCAGGCCCAGTCGCTGCGGTCCACGCGAACCAACACGATCGGCCTCCTCGTCTCCGATGTCCGCAACCCGTTTTTCGCCGACCTCGCCCACGCCGTCGAGCAGGCCGCGCTGGCGGCCGGCTATGTCACGATGCTCGGCAACGCCAACGAACGCCAGGACCAGCAGGACCGCTACCTCGATACGCTCATCACCCGCAGGGTGGACGGCATCATCGTGGCTCCACAGGGAGACGGCAGCGGCGCCATCGCTTCACTGATCAAGCGACGTATCCCCACCGTTTTTGTGGACCGCACAGTCGACAACATTGCCGTGCCCAGCGTCACTACAGACAGCACCCCCGGCATCCGCCAGGCCGTCGAGCATCTCGCCGCCAACGGTCACCGCCGCATTGGCTACATTGCCGGGCCACGCTCCATCTCCACGGGCCGGGACCGGTACACGGCCTTCACCAATGCCATCCGGGAATTTGGCCTCGACGACTCCCGGGAATTGATTTACTTCGGCGACTTCCAGGCCGCCAGCGGCTCTGCCGGGACACACGCCCTGATGACTCTGGACCGGCCCCCCACGGCGATTCTGGCCGCGGACAGTCCCATGGCGGTTGGCGCCGTCGCCCTGCTGCACCGCCTTGGCCTGCAGATCGGCCGCGACATCGCCCTCGTCGCATTCGACGACATTGAGTGGTTCGCCATGCTCGACCCCGCCCTCACGGTGATTTCGCACAGCGTCGAGGACATGGGCCGGATCGCTGTGGAACTCCTGCGCCAGGTTATCGACGGCGGTACCCCGTTCTCGGTCCTGCTGCCCAGCGAACTCGTCGTCAGGGCCTCGTCCGGGCCAGTCACCGGCCACGCCAACCTGCCCCAGCGAAGGAACAACTGA
- a CDS encoding sugar ABC transporter ATP-binding protein produces MSQQPLITLDRVSKTFGPVTVISDVTVNVYAGKVQVLLGENGAGKSTLIKMMAGVHQPDGGSILVDGRAVTLPGTRAAEALGIATIHQELNLVGTMSVAENVMLGRMPKKYGLVDRKELRRQARAALALIGLDVDVDTPVGELGIARQQLVEIAKALSINARILILDEPTAALTRHETESLFRVIEDLRSHGVGMLFISHHLDEIAEIGDSVTVLRDGEFVAEVPASTPEDELVRLMVGRSIDEQFPRRAGSDADLPNSLPLPGANSNGDAGVLQVTSLSSKGKFQDISFTVRPGEILGIAGLVGAGRTELIRAIAGADKYDSGSVTVRGRTLPAGNVGAAVAAGIGHVPEDRKVQGLVLDASVNENLGYATLKSTARLGLADFSGQRSRAESVARTLRIRMHDIEQPIRSLSGGNQQKAVFGRWILAGSTVLLLDEPTRGVDVGAKVEIYELMNQITAAGGAIVMVSSELPEVLGMSDRILVMRDGALAGELNAAEATQDAVMTLAARDTDEVN; encoded by the coding sequence ATGAGCCAGCAGCCCCTCATCACGCTCGACCGGGTCAGTAAGACTTTCGGTCCCGTCACGGTTATCTCCGATGTGACAGTGAACGTCTATGCCGGCAAAGTCCAGGTCCTGCTCGGGGAGAACGGCGCCGGCAAGTCCACTCTCATCAAGATGATGGCCGGGGTGCACCAGCCCGATGGCGGCAGTATCCTCGTCGATGGCCGCGCCGTGACGCTGCCGGGCACCCGGGCCGCCGAGGCCCTTGGCATTGCCACGATCCACCAGGAACTGAACCTCGTCGGGACGATGAGCGTCGCCGAAAACGTCATGCTGGGCCGGATGCCCAAGAAATACGGCCTGGTAGACCGCAAGGAACTCCGGCGGCAGGCCCGTGCGGCGCTGGCGCTGATCGGGCTCGACGTTGACGTTGACACTCCGGTCGGCGAACTCGGCATCGCCCGGCAGCAGCTGGTTGAAATCGCGAAGGCACTCAGCATCAACGCCAGGATCCTGATCCTGGACGAACCCACGGCAGCGCTCACCCGGCACGAGACGGAAAGCCTTTTCCGGGTGATCGAGGATCTCCGCAGCCACGGCGTCGGGATGCTCTTCATCAGCCATCACCTCGATGAGATCGCCGAAATCGGGGATTCCGTGACAGTGCTGCGCGACGGCGAATTCGTGGCGGAAGTTCCCGCGTCCACCCCCGAGGATGAACTGGTCCGGCTTATGGTGGGGCGCAGCATCGACGAACAATTCCCCCGGCGGGCTGGCTCCGACGCCGATCTTCCGAACAGTTTGCCACTGCCCGGCGCTAACTCGAACGGCGACGCAGGCGTCCTGCAGGTCACCAGCCTCAGCTCCAAGGGCAAGTTTCAGGACATCAGTTTCACTGTCCGGCCCGGGGAAATCCTCGGCATCGCCGGGCTGGTGGGAGCCGGGCGGACGGAACTGATCCGTGCCATCGCGGGCGCGGACAAATACGACTCGGGCTCCGTGACTGTCCGGGGCCGCACACTTCCCGCAGGCAACGTCGGTGCGGCAGTTGCCGCAGGGATCGGCCATGTGCCCGAGGACCGGAAAGTCCAGGGACTCGTTCTGGATGCCTCCGTCAATGAAAACCTGGGCTACGCCACCCTCAAATCCACCGCGCGTCTGGGACTGGCGGACTTTTCCGGTCAGCGCAGCCGGGCCGAATCCGTAGCCCGGACGTTGCGGATCCGGATGCACGACATCGAGCAGCCTATCCGCTCCTTGTCGGGAGGCAACCAGCAGAAAGCCGTCTTCGGCCGCTGGATCCTGGCCGGGTCGACAGTGCTGCTGCTCGACGAACCGACCCGGGGTGTCGATGTAGGCGCCAAGGTCGAAATCTATGAACTGATGAACCAAATCACCGCCGCCGGCGGAGCGATCGTTATGGTCTCCAGCGAACTGCCCGAGGTCCTGGGCATGAGCGACCGCATCCTGGTCATGCGTGACGGAGCCCTCGCCGGCGAACTGAACGCGGCGGAAGCCACCCAGGATGCCGTGATGACGCTGGCAGCCCGCGACACCGACGAAGTGAACTGA
- a CDS encoding amino acid ABC transporter ATP-binding protein translates to MSTATAAPAKIEVRDLKKSFGHNEVLKGITASVAEGEVVCVIGPSGSGKSTFLRCLNKLEDITAGHVTVDGFDVTDPKVNINEVRRHIGMVFQHFNLFPHMSVIENIMLAPVESKKASQTEARATAYRLLERVGLAEKADARPASLSGGQKQRVAIARALAMSPDIMLFDEATSALDPEMVGEVLQVIKDLAAEGMTMVLVTHEMGFAREVADRVLFMADGVICEEGKPEDLFGNPQQQRTQEFLSKVL, encoded by the coding sequence ATGAGTACCGCAACGGCCGCACCGGCCAAGATTGAAGTCCGGGACCTCAAGAAGTCCTTCGGCCACAATGAAGTCCTGAAAGGCATCACTGCCAGTGTCGCCGAGGGCGAGGTGGTTTGCGTGATCGGGCCGTCGGGCTCCGGCAAGTCGACGTTTCTGCGCTGCCTGAACAAGCTGGAGGACATCACGGCCGGCCATGTCACGGTGGACGGCTTTGATGTCACGGACCCGAAGGTCAATATCAACGAGGTCCGCCGGCACATCGGCATGGTGTTCCAGCACTTCAATCTTTTCCCGCACATGAGCGTGATCGAGAACATCATGCTCGCACCGGTCGAGTCGAAGAAGGCCAGTCAAACCGAGGCCCGGGCCACCGCGTACAGGCTTCTCGAGCGCGTCGGACTCGCCGAGAAAGCCGACGCCCGACCGGCGTCGCTGTCCGGCGGCCAAAAGCAGCGGGTCGCCATCGCGCGGGCGCTGGCCATGAGCCCTGACATTATGCTCTTCGACGAGGCGACCTCCGCCCTCGACCCGGAAATGGTGGGCGAAGTACTGCAGGTCATCAAGGATCTCGCTGCCGAAGGCATGACGATGGTGCTGGTCACGCATGAGATGGGCTTTGCCCGCGAAGTCGCGGACCGCGTGCTCTTTATGGCCGACGGCGTCATCTGTGAGGAAGGCAAGCCGGAGGACCTGTTCGGCAACCCCCAGCAGCAGCGAACCCAGGAGTTCCTCTCCAAGGTTCTCTAG
- the rbsD gene encoding D-ribose pyranase gives MRKRGILNAELNAALSRLGHSDVVLVADCGMPAPAGVPVIDLAVVLGIPRFEQVLDALLDELVVESCTAAAEVRNTPAEAWLTGRFTGVKYISHAELKVLSGSAKLFIRTGEATPYANAALVCGVPF, from the coding sequence ATGAGGAAACGCGGCATTCTGAACGCAGAACTTAACGCCGCCCTCAGCCGGCTGGGGCACTCCGACGTCGTCCTCGTGGCCGACTGCGGCATGCCGGCCCCGGCCGGGGTCCCGGTGATCGACCTCGCCGTCGTTCTGGGGATCCCCCGCTTCGAGCAGGTCCTGGACGCGTTGCTCGACGAACTCGTTGTGGAAAGCTGCACTGCCGCCGCCGAGGTCCGAAACACACCAGCCGAAGCCTGGCTGACGGGGCGGTTCACCGGAGTGAAGTACATCAGCCACGCGGAACTCAAGGTGCTGTCGGGCTCCGCGAAGCTCTTCATCCGGACGGGCGAGGCGACCCCCTACGCCAACGCCGCCCTGGTCTGCGGCGTACCGTTCTGA
- a CDS encoding substrate-binding domain-containing protein, whose protein sequence is MKISLRQMAAVAATATLVLAGTTACNRGTDATAGTPKVTLALSTLNNPFFVELRDGAEAAAKTAGIQLDVVDAQNDSATQANQLATAATGSTKAVIINPVDSDAAGSAVATLTKAGIPVIAVDRTVNGADLASYVASDNVAGGKQAAVELAKAMGEEGSVIVLQGVSGTSASRDRGAGFAEGIKDFPKIKVVAQQTANFDRARGPGRGVEPAAVQPRSDRHLRRKR, encoded by the coding sequence ATGAAGATCTCCCTCCGCCAAATGGCGGCCGTCGCAGCGACAGCCACACTCGTCCTCGCAGGAACCACCGCCTGCAACCGCGGCACCGACGCCACCGCCGGGACCCCGAAAGTGACGCTGGCCCTGTCCACGCTCAACAATCCTTTCTTCGTCGAACTCCGCGACGGTGCCGAAGCCGCAGCCAAGACCGCCGGCATCCAGCTGGATGTCGTTGACGCGCAGAACGACTCGGCGACCCAGGCCAACCAGTTGGCGACAGCGGCAACCGGCAGCACAAAGGCAGTTATCATCAACCCTGTCGATTCGGACGCGGCCGGTTCCGCCGTGGCGACCCTGACCAAAGCCGGCATCCCGGTCATCGCCGTGGACCGAACCGTCAACGGCGCGGACCTGGCCTCCTATGTCGCCAGCGACAACGTCGCCGGCGGCAAGCAGGCAGCGGTAGAGCTGGCCAAGGCCATGGGGGAAGAGGGCAGCGTGATCGTCCTCCAGGGTGTCTCGGGAACGTCCGCCAGCCGCGACCGCGGTGCCGGCTTCGCCGAAGGCATCAAGGACTTCCCCAAGATCAAGGTCGTTGCCCAGCAGACGGCCAACTTCGACCGGGCCCGCGGCCCTGGACGTGGCGTCGAACCTGCTGCAGTCCAACCCCGGAGTGACCGGCATCTTCGCCGAAAACGATGA
- a CDS encoding ribokinase: protein MTAAAPANAGPIVVVGSINVDQVIRVDRHPMPGETVVGHSITILPGGKGANQAVAAAQLGAAVSLVGAVGNDGQSGAAMKLLVRAGVDLSAVTTVEGSTGLALINVSGDGENSIVVVPGANAAMGEVAVQGAAELIRNASVVVLQGEIPATGIAAAARLAAGRILLNLAPVINVDPAVILQADPLVVNEHEAALVLELLEPEREAPAGDEALVARLRASGIRSVVLTRGAQGAICSDADGTFVIPAPRMQAVDTSGAGDAFVGALSTRLATGQPLHEAARFACRVGAFAVQGHGTQPSYPTAADVLPDVEA, encoded by the coding sequence ATGACTGCCGCCGCCCCCGCAAACGCCGGCCCGATCGTCGTCGTTGGCTCGATCAACGTTGACCAGGTCATCCGGGTTGACCGCCACCCTATGCCAGGCGAAACCGTGGTGGGGCATTCGATCACCATTCTTCCCGGCGGAAAAGGCGCCAACCAGGCGGTCGCCGCCGCGCAGCTCGGGGCGGCGGTATCCCTCGTCGGAGCCGTCGGAAACGATGGTCAGTCCGGGGCGGCCATGAAGCTCCTGGTCCGGGCCGGCGTGGACCTTTCCGCGGTGACCACGGTCGAAGGATCCACCGGTCTCGCCCTGATCAACGTTTCCGGCGACGGAGAAAACTCAATCGTGGTGGTCCCTGGGGCCAACGCGGCCATGGGAGAAGTGGCGGTGCAGGGCGCGGCGGAGCTGATCCGCAACGCAAGCGTGGTGGTGCTGCAGGGCGAAATCCCGGCGACAGGAATCGCGGCCGCCGCCCGTCTCGCTGCCGGGCGCATCCTGCTCAACCTCGCTCCCGTCATCAATGTGGACCCGGCCGTCATCCTCCAGGCCGATCCACTCGTCGTCAACGAGCACGAGGCCGCCCTGGTCCTGGAACTGCTGGAACCGGAACGGGAAGCACCTGCAGGGGACGAGGCACTGGTTGCCCGATTGCGGGCCAGCGGCATACGCTCAGTGGTCCTCACCCGCGGGGCACAGGGCGCCATCTGTTCCGATGCTGACGGGACGTTCGTTATCCCGGCGCCCAGGATGCAGGCCGTCGACACCTCGGGGGCGGGAGACGCCTTTGTGGGCGCCCTCAGCACCCGGCTCGCCACGGGCCAGCCGCTGCACGAGGCCGCCCGCTTCGCCTGCAGGGTCGGCGCGTTCGCGGTCCAGGGGCACGGAACCCAGCCCTCCTATCCAACCGCAGCCGATGTCCTTCCGGACGTGGAAGCATGA
- a CDS encoding ABC transporter permease: MSTATLDAPLRRVDLRRFLANNGALVGLLVLCLALFIATPDFLTGPNLLNIGIQVSTVAVLAFGMTFVIVAGGIDLSVGSVAALSAMVSGWFFASANLPGGVALLAGLVTGLLVGVVNGLASAYGKLPSFIATLAMLSIARGLTLVISDGRPIKTAPEVSFLGGNLGPIPMPIIVLVVAALVAAFILNRTVLGRSMYAVGGNKEAARLSGLPVQRIIVVVFGLAGLFAALAGLLLAGRLDSAQPQAAAGYELDAIAAVVIGGASLAGGLGRISGTFVGALVLVVIRNGLNLLNVTSFWQQVVIGVVIALAVGMDVLRRKTRSS, encoded by the coding sequence ATGTCCACCGCTACTTTGGACGCGCCACTGCGCCGCGTCGACCTGCGCCGATTCCTCGCCAACAACGGCGCCCTCGTGGGGCTCCTGGTACTCTGCCTGGCGCTCTTCATCGCCACCCCCGACTTCCTCACCGGGCCCAACCTGCTCAACATCGGCATCCAGGTCTCCACGGTCGCTGTCCTGGCTTTCGGCATGACCTTTGTGATCGTCGCGGGCGGCATCGACTTGTCCGTCGGCTCCGTCGCAGCGCTGTCGGCCATGGTGTCCGGCTGGTTCTTCGCCAGCGCCAACCTGCCGGGCGGCGTTGCCTTGCTGGCCGGGCTCGTGACCGGCCTGCTTGTCGGCGTTGTGAACGGTCTTGCCAGCGCCTACGGCAAGCTGCCCTCGTTCATTGCCACCCTCGCGATGCTCAGCATCGCCCGTGGACTGACCCTCGTGATCTCCGACGGCCGGCCGATCAAGACGGCCCCGGAAGTATCCTTTCTTGGCGGCAACCTCGGCCCGATTCCAATGCCGATCATCGTCCTGGTCGTGGCAGCACTCGTTGCCGCGTTCATCCTCAACCGGACGGTCCTGGGCCGGTCCATGTACGCCGTTGGCGGCAACAAAGAGGCAGCCCGGCTGTCCGGGCTGCCCGTGCAGCGCATCATCGTGGTCGTGTTCGGCCTGGCCGGGCTCTTCGCCGCTCTGGCTGGCCTGCTGCTGGCCGGCCGGCTGGATTCCGCCCAGCCGCAAGCGGCTGCCGGCTACGAACTCGACGCGATCGCCGCCGTCGTGATCGGCGGGGCATCCCTGGCAGGCGGGCTGGGCAGAATCTCCGGCACGTTCGTCGGTGCTCTGGTCCTGGTAGTGATCCGCAACGGACTGAACCTTCTTAACGTCACATCCTTCTGGCAGCAGGTCGTCATCGGTGTCGTCATTGCCCTCGCGGTAGGCATGGACGTGCTGCGCAGAAAAACCCGGTCCAGCTAG
- a CDS encoding substrate-binding domain-containing protein, which yields MTGIFAENDEMALGAIQALGAKAGAEVKVVGFDGTADGLAAIGNGTLVATIAQQPAKLGQLAVELAAKLVKGEKVESTVPVEVVSVTTSNLGEYTK from the coding sequence GTGACCGGCATCTTCGCCGAAAACGATGAAATGGCCCTCGGCGCCATCCAGGCCCTCGGCGCCAAGGCCGGCGCCGAAGTGAAGGTCGTCGGCTTCGACGGCACCGCTGACGGTCTGGCCGCCATTGGTAACGGAACACTCGTCGCCACCATCGCGCAGCAGCCGGCCAAGCTGGGCCAGCTCGCCGTGGAGCTCGCCGCGAAGCTCGTCAAGGGCGAAAAGGTTGAATCAACCGTTCCGGTCGAGGTCGTCTCCGTGACCACCTCGAACCTGGGCGAATACACCAAGTGA
- a CDS encoding VOC family protein produces the protein MARHLFVNLPVKDLSRTVEFFTALGFTFNPDFTDENATCMIVNDNAYVMLLVESYFKTFTSKSVAATAGAAEVIMSFSLDSREAVDETVRTAMTSGGVPSEEAQDYGFMYTHSFQDPDGHLWEVFWMDPAGPPKDAAL, from the coding sequence ATGGCCCGGCACCTGTTTGTAAACCTCCCTGTGAAGGACCTCTCCAGGACGGTGGAATTTTTCACCGCGCTGGGGTTCACCTTCAACCCCGACTTCACAGACGAGAATGCCACGTGCATGATCGTCAACGACAATGCCTACGTCATGCTCCTCGTCGAGTCCTACTTCAAGACGTTCACATCCAAATCGGTTGCCGCCACAGCGGGTGCCGCGGAAGTTATTATGTCGTTCTCGCTGGACAGCCGCGAGGCCGTCGACGAAACCGTCCGGACTGCGATGACCTCGGGCGGCGTGCCGTCGGAGGAAGCCCAGGATTACGGTTTTATGTATACGCACAGCTTCCAGGATCCGGACGGGCACCTCTGGGAGGTCTTCTGGATGGATCCCGCCGGACCACCGAAGGACGCCGCGCTGTAG